In Pseudomonas alcaliphila JAB1, a single window of DNA contains:
- a CDS encoding DUF2934 domain-containing protein: MNIDEQRIREFAFQIWESEGRPHGQHERHWKMASKLAEAEAQAQTTAKPRRISKPKTVPLSEAEQPALLKKPRAPRTPKTPKA, translated from the coding sequence ATGAATATCGATGAGCAGCGCATACGCGAGTTTGCCTTTCAGATCTGGGAATCCGAAGGCCGCCCCCATGGCCAGCACGAGCGCCACTGGAAGATGGCCAGCAAGCTGGCCGAAGCCGAGGCTCAAGCCCAAACCACAGCCAAGCCGCGGCGCATCAGCAAACCCAAGACAGTGCCGCTGAGCGAAGCCGAGCAGCCGGCATTGCTGAAGAAGCCCCGTGCCCCGCGCACGCCCAAGACACCGAAAGCCTGA
- the glgX gene encoding glycogen debranching protein GlgX, translating into MHKQQRSRVTEGTPFPLGASWDGIGVNFALFSAHATRVELCLFDERGETEIERIELPEYTDEIWHGYLPDARPGQVYGYRVYGPYEPEAGHRFNPNKLLIDPYAKQLVGKLQWSEALFGYTIGDPAGDLSFDERDSAPFVPKCQVIDPAFTWGEQPSLRTPWDRTVIYETHLRGISMRHPAVPERQRGTCAGLTNPELLRHIRELGVSSVELLPVHAFVNDQHLLEKGMNNYWGYNSIGFFAPHPAYLASGRISEFKEMVAHLHKAGLELILDVVYNHTAEGNERGPTLSMRGIDNASYYRLLPDERRYYINDSGTGNTLDLSHPCVLQMVTDSLRYWATEMRVDGFRFDLATILGRYADGFNERHSFLVACRQDPVLSKVKLIAEPWDCGPGGYQVGGFPPGWAEWNDKFRDNVRAYWKGDRGELGELARRLTASGDLYNQRGRRPFASVNFITAHDGFTLRDVVSYDHKHNEANDENNQDGTDRNISWNHGCEGATDDPSIRRLRMQQMRNMLATLLFAQGTPMLVAGDEFGRTQHGNNNAYCQDNELSWVDWALDDEGRELLAFSQHLIALRRSYPILRRQRFLVGHYNEELDVKDVTWLAPDGSEMTEEHWHDEEARCMGMLMDGRAQPSGVKRSGADATLLLLLNADHQPCEFQLPEVHGGRQWLCLVDTHTAQTVPSPVQQDAVELLGRSLQLLELLR; encoded by the coding sequence ATGCACAAACAACAGCGCTCACGCGTTACCGAAGGCACGCCGTTTCCGCTGGGCGCCAGTTGGGATGGGATCGGGGTCAACTTCGCCCTGTTCTCGGCACACGCCACGCGGGTCGAACTGTGCCTGTTCGACGAGCGTGGCGAAACGGAAATCGAACGCATCGAACTGCCGGAATACACCGACGAGATCTGGCACGGCTACCTGCCGGACGCCCGTCCTGGCCAGGTCTACGGCTACCGTGTGTACGGTCCCTATGAGCCCGAAGCCGGGCACCGTTTCAACCCCAACAAGCTGCTGATCGATCCCTATGCCAAACAGCTGGTGGGCAAGCTGCAGTGGTCGGAGGCGCTGTTCGGCTACACCATCGGCGACCCGGCCGGCGACCTGAGCTTCGATGAGCGTGACAGCGCGCCGTTCGTGCCCAAGTGCCAGGTCATCGACCCCGCCTTCACCTGGGGCGAACAGCCCAGCCTGCGCACACCCTGGGATCGTACGGTGATCTACGAAACGCATCTGCGCGGCATCAGCATGCGTCATCCGGCGGTGCCCGAACGCCAGCGCGGCACCTGCGCCGGGCTGACCAACCCAGAGCTGCTGCGGCATATCCGCGAGCTGGGCGTCTCCAGCGTCGAGTTGCTGCCGGTGCATGCCTTCGTCAACGACCAGCATCTGCTGGAAAAAGGCATGAACAACTACTGGGGCTACAACAGCATCGGCTTCTTCGCCCCGCACCCGGCGTACCTCGCCAGCGGTCGTATCAGCGAATTCAAGGAAATGGTCGCGCACCTGCACAAAGCCGGCCTGGAGCTGATTCTCGATGTGGTCTACAACCACACCGCCGAGGGCAACGAGCGCGGCCCGACGCTATCCATGCGCGGCATCGACAACGCCAGCTACTACCGTCTGCTGCCGGACGAACGCCGCTACTACATCAACGACTCCGGTACCGGCAATACGCTGGATCTGAGCCACCCCTGCGTGCTGCAGATGGTCACCGACTCGTTGCGCTACTGGGCGACCGAGATGCGCGTGGATGGTTTTCGCTTCGACCTGGCGACCATTCTCGGGCGCTATGCCGATGGCTTCAACGAGCGCCACAGCTTTCTCGTCGCCTGCCGTCAGGACCCGGTGCTGAGTAAGGTCAAGCTGATCGCCGAGCCTTGGGACTGCGGCCCCGGCGGCTATCAGGTCGGTGGCTTTCCGCCGGGCTGGGCCGAATGGAACGACAAGTTTCGCGACAACGTGCGCGCTTACTGGAAGGGTGATCGCGGCGAGCTCGGCGAACTGGCAAGACGCTTGACCGCATCAGGCGATCTGTACAACCAGCGTGGGCGCCGGCCCTTCGCCTCGGTCAACTTCATCACCGCGCATGACGGCTTCACCCTGCGCGACGTGGTGTCCTACGACCACAAGCACAACGAGGCCAACGACGAGAACAACCAGGACGGCACCGACCGCAACATCTCCTGGAACCACGGCTGCGAGGGTGCCACCGACGACCCGTCGATCCGCCGCCTGCGCATGCAGCAGATGCGCAATATGCTGGCCACCCTGCTGTTCGCCCAGGGCACACCGATGCTGGTGGCCGGCGACGAGTTCGGCCGCACCCAGCACGGCAACAACAACGCCTACTGCCAGGACAACGAGCTGAGCTGGGTGGACTGGGCGCTCGACGACGAAGGCCGCGAGCTGCTCGCCTTCTCTCAACACCTGATCGCCCTGCGCCGGAGCTATCCGATCCTGCGCCGCCAGCGCTTTCTGGTCGGGCATTACAACGAGGAGCTGGACGTCAAGGACGTCACCTGGCTGGCCCCGGACGGCAGCGAGATGACCGAGGAGCACTGGCACGACGAGGAAGCGCGCTGCATGGGCATGCTCATGGACGGCCGCGCGCAACCTTCGGGTGTCAAACGCAGCGGTGCCGACGCCACCCTGCTCCTGCTGCTCAATGCCGATCACCAGCCGTGCGAGTTCCAACTGCCCGAAGTGCATGGCGGGCGCCAGTGGCTGTGCCTGGTCGATACGCATACCGCGCAGACGGTGCCAAGCCCCGTGCAGCAGGACGCCGTGGAGCTGCTCGGGCGCTCGCTGCAGTTGTTGGAGTTACTGCGCTAA
- a CDS encoding zinc-dependent alcohol dehydrogenase, whose amino-acid sequence MKAVVFHDIGDIRLDDVAEPEVQASTDAVIRITASAICGTDLHFVRGTVGGMRKGTILGHEAVGIVEALGSDVRNLNIGDRVVVPSTIACGNCSYCRAGYYAQCDEANPNGKQAGTSFYGGPEVTGAFHGLQAEMARIPFANIGLVKLPSEISDDQAILLSDIFPTGYFGAKLAEVGSGDTVAVFGAGPVGQFAIASAKLLGAARVFAIDHLDDRLDMARRQGAEVINFDREDPVDTLRRLTNGIGVDRAIDAVGVDAQCPAHGHSPRQPEGHEWQPGDAPEQALQWAVDALAKAGTLGIIGVYPHQAREFPIGQAMNKNLSVNMGNCNHRRYIPQLIEMVLAGRIDPAKILTQVKPMSDAIEAFKAFDRRDSGWIKVQLQPAKNDASHGSEEQVHGGAILDRAIAEADPLGESRSKKPGSL is encoded by the coding sequence ATGAAAGCAGTGGTTTTCCATGACATTGGCGATATCCGCCTGGACGACGTAGCGGAACCCGAGGTGCAGGCCAGTACCGATGCGGTCATCCGCATTACCGCCTCGGCCATCTGCGGCACCGACCTGCATTTCGTGCGCGGCACCGTGGGTGGCATGCGCAAAGGCACCATCCTCGGTCATGAGGCGGTAGGTATCGTCGAGGCGCTGGGCAGCGATGTGCGCAACCTCAACATCGGTGATCGCGTCGTGGTGCCCTCCACCATCGCCTGTGGCAACTGCAGCTATTGCCGCGCCGGTTACTACGCCCAGTGCGACGAGGCCAACCCCAACGGCAAGCAGGCCGGCACCTCCTTTTACGGCGGGCCGGAAGTCACCGGGGCCTTCCATGGCCTGCAGGCGGAGATGGCGCGTATCCCCTTCGCCAATATCGGCCTGGTGAAACTGCCCAGCGAGATCAGCGACGACCAGGCCATCCTGCTCTCCGATATCTTCCCCACCGGTTATTTCGGCGCGAAGCTGGCCGAAGTCGGCAGCGGTGACACCGTCGCCGTTTTCGGCGCCGGGCCGGTCGGCCAGTTCGCCATCGCCAGCGCCAAGCTGCTGGGTGCCGCGCGTGTATTCGCCATCGACCACCTCGACGACCGTCTGGACATGGCCCGCCGTCAAGGCGCCGAGGTCATCAACTTCGACCGTGAAGACCCGGTCGACACCCTGCGCCGACTGACCAACGGCATCGGCGTGGACCGCGCCATCGATGCCGTGGGCGTCGATGCGCAGTGCCCAGCTCATGGCCACTCGCCACGCCAGCCCGAAGGTCACGAATGGCAACCGGGCGACGCCCCCGAGCAGGCCTTGCAGTGGGCCGTCGATGCCCTGGCCAAGGCAGGCACGCTGGGCATCATCGGCGTTTATCCGCACCAGGCGCGCGAGTTTCCCATCGGCCAGGCGATGAACAAGAACCTCAGCGTCAACATGGGCAACTGCAACCATCGTCGCTACATCCCGCAACTGATCGAGATGGTCCTGGCCGGGCGCATCGACCCGGCGAAGATACTCACCCAGGTCAAGCCCATGAGCGACGCCATCGAAGCCTTCAAGGCCTTCGACCGGCGTGACAGCGGCTGGATCAAGGTGCAGTTGCAGCCGGCGAAGAACGACGCCAGCCACGGCAGCGAGGAGCAGGTGCACGGCGGTGCCATTCTCGACCGCGCCATCGCCGAGGCCGATCCGCTCGGTGAGTCGCGCTCGAAAAAGCCCGGCAGCCTGTGA
- a CDS encoding endonuclease/exonuclease/phosphatase family protein, with protein sequence MNNTIAKPEVIIDRVTPVKRLRVLTINTHKGFTALNRRFILPELRSAVQATGSDLVFLQEVLGNHALHAKRFHDWPSVPQYEFLADSMWPQFAYGRNAVYPAGDHGNALLSRFPILEYHNLDVTVSGTEQRGLLHCRLDVPGQDAVHAVCVHLGLREAHRRQQMGLLLDLLATFEPGAPVIVAGDFNDWRLRADDMLAPHGLREAFEHRHGKPARSFPARMPLLRLDRIYTRNATAHEPQVLSTRPWSHLSDHAPLAAEIHL encoded by the coding sequence ATGAACAACACCATCGCCAAACCGGAGGTGATCATCGACCGCGTGACGCCGGTCAAGCGCCTGCGCGTGCTGACGATCAACACGCACAAGGGCTTCACCGCTCTCAACCGTCGTTTCATCCTGCCGGAGCTGCGCAGCGCCGTGCAGGCCACCGGGTCGGACTTGGTATTCCTGCAGGAGGTGCTCGGCAACCATGCCCTGCACGCCAAGCGTTTCCATGACTGGCCCAGCGTGCCGCAGTACGAATTTCTCGCCGACAGCATGTGGCCGCAGTTCGCCTACGGGCGCAACGCCGTGTACCCGGCCGGTGATCACGGCAACGCCCTGCTCTCGCGCTTTCCCATCCTCGAGTATCACAACCTCGACGTGACGGTCAGCGGCACCGAGCAGCGCGGCCTGCTGCATTGTCGCCTCGATGTACCCGGGCAGGACGCCGTGCATGCAGTGTGCGTGCACCTGGGTTTGCGTGAGGCGCATCGTCGTCAGCAGATGGGCTTGTTGCTGGATCTGCTGGCGACCTTCGAACCCGGTGCGCCGGTAATCGTCGCCGGCGATTTCAACGACTGGCGTCTGCGCGCGGACGATATGTTGGCGCCGCATGGCCTGCGCGAGGCGTTCGAGCACCGCCACGGCAAACCTGCGCGCAGTTTTCCGGCGCGCATGCCGCTGCTGCGCCTGGATCGCATCTACACCCGCAATGCCACGGCACACGAGCCGCAGGTGTTGTCCACCCGGCCTTGGTCGCACCTCTCCGACCACGCGCCACTCGCAGCGGAGATTCACCTGTGA
- the clsB gene encoding cardiolipin synthase ClsB, whose translation MSGIWRDGNQLRLLINGEDYYPRVFECIRAARIEVLLETFIIREDKVGLELQQVLIEAARRGVRVVIAVDGYGTADLQHEYVAALTREGVKIHVFDPSPRRFGMRTNLFRRLHRKLVVIDGQCAFVGGINYSADHLGDFGEMAKQDYAVEVSGPIVSDLHVAMLRLLRPAFSEPSPAQPSREPVGDARVMLLERDNERHTTDIEDEHLRAFESARKRLVIANAYFFPGYRVLRALRNAAERGVQVTLILQGQPDMRWVQAFSRLLYNYLLRHGVVIYEYCQRPLHGKVALVDDEWSTVGSSNLDPLSLALNLEANLVIRDRAFNHYLHEHLLALSSEHCKRIELERVIRGYWWRAPLVFLCFHFLRRFPAIAGWLPAHRKNLKPLEPIDKARGYEEEKTG comes from the coding sequence GTGAGCGGCATATGGCGGGACGGCAACCAGCTGCGCCTGCTGATCAACGGCGAAGACTATTACCCGCGGGTGTTCGAATGCATTCGCGCGGCGCGCATCGAAGTGCTGCTGGAAACCTTCATCATTCGTGAGGACAAGGTCGGCCTCGAACTGCAACAGGTGCTGATCGAGGCCGCGCGGCGTGGCGTGCGCGTGGTCATCGCCGTGGACGGCTACGGCACCGCCGACCTGCAGCATGAGTACGTCGCAGCGCTGACCCGCGAGGGGGTGAAGATCCATGTCTTCGATCCCAGCCCCCGGCGCTTTGGCATGCGTACCAACCTGTTCCGCCGCCTTCATCGCAAGCTGGTGGTGATCGACGGCCAGTGCGCCTTTGTCGGCGGCATCAACTATTCGGCCGATCATCTCGGCGACTTCGGCGAGATGGCCAAGCAGGACTATGCCGTCGAGGTGAGCGGCCCGATCGTCAGCGACCTGCACGTGGCCATGCTGCGCTTGCTACGCCCGGCGTTCAGCGAACCGAGCCCGGCGCAGCCCTCCAGAGAGCCGGTGGGCGATGCGCGGGTGATGCTGCTGGAGCGCGACAACGAGCGCCACACCACCGATATCGAAGACGAACATCTGCGCGCCTTCGAATCGGCGCGCAAGCGCCTGGTGATCGCCAACGCCTATTTCTTCCCCGGCTACCGTGTGCTGCGCGCCTTGCGCAATGCGGCGGAACGCGGCGTACAGGTGACCCTGATCCTGCAGGGCCAACCGGACATGCGCTGGGTCCAGGCCTTTTCCCGCCTGCTCTACAACTACCTGCTACGCCACGGTGTGGTGATCTACGAATACTGCCAGCGCCCGCTGCACGGCAAGGTGGCACTGGTGGATGACGAATGGTCCACGGTCGGTTCGAGCAACCTCGACCCACTGAGCCTGGCATTGAATCTGGAGGCCAATCTGGTGATCCGTGACCGGGCCTTCAACCACTACCTGCATGAGCACCTGCTCGCGCTTTCTAGCGAACACTGCAAGCGCATCGAACTGGAGCGGGTGATACGCGGCTACTGGTGGCGCGCACCGCTGGTGTTCCTGTGCTTTCACTTTCTGCGCCGCTTCCCCGCCATCGCCGGCTGGCTGCCGGCGCACCGCAAGAACCTGAAGCCGCTGGAGCCAATTGACAAGGCCCGCGGTTACGAAGAGGAAAAGACTGGATGA